Proteins found in one Quercus robur chromosome 2, dhQueRobu3.1, whole genome shotgun sequence genomic segment:
- the LOC126713987 gene encoding putative F-box protein At3g23970 — translation MYQNQNRTSSISDPPLNSLLFPRTQRAIPMQMATTMDDLPDGLQVEILHRLPLKSAFQCKSVKKRWYSLISTSHFVNRFVSHCEKVEVNRPFSFIYHYLRKARLFFVSSNEIEFKCFKSLASKNMIQELVGQHNESIDFSVQASCNEMLLCCANNVDVGDDGVSHPMSIYYVINPITMQWLALPPVPQWGRPLVGFICFYDNDSKQLSYRVVRILPINNDKMEIKVDMFSSDSGEWNKSLEVCPQVFDWNLFALAGVAYNGLLFWYGKTAHNKQLVGCDPYNFRFFELPIQMEHPIKCLGVCRGSLRICEMPSNEHSFFRIWELKDFVKEGKKGGTWCLEHEVYFDQITLKKSTCLAQYLGEGFHVEAVLAFHPNDGDILYLLIKTKFVVLCNMREKTLQVIYDVPVPSIVDKEFKVLTSVLPWWPTLIPSPMQDAA, via the exons ATGTACCAAAACCAAAACCGTACTTCCTCTATCTCAGACCCGCCTCTAAACTCTTTACTCTTCCCAAGGACCCAAAG aGCAATACCAATGCAAATGGCCACAACTATGGATGATCTTCCAGATGGGCTACAGGTGGAAATCCTTCATCGGCTGCCTCTGAAATCCGCGTTTCAATGCAAGTCAGTTAAAAAGCGTTGGTACTCTCTAATCTCTACTTCTCATTTTGTTAACCGCTTTGTTAGCCACTGTGAAAAAGTTGAAGTGAATCGTCCCTTTTCCTTCATTTACCACTACTTACGCAAGGCACGTCTCTTCTTTGTAAGTTCCAATGAAATTGAATTCAAATGTTTCAAATCTCTTGCTTCTAAGAATATGATACAAGAACTAGTAGGTCAACACAATGAGAGTATTGATTTTAGTGTCCAAGCTTCATGTAATGAAATGCTCTTATGTTGCGCGAACAATGTGGATGTTGGTGATGATGGCGTGTCTCATCCGATGAGCATTTACTATGTGATAAATCCAATTACTATGCAATGGCTCGCTCTCCCTCCTGTCCCTCAATGGGGAAGGCCTTTGGTTGGCTTCATTTGCTTCTATGACAATGACAGTAAGCAGCTCAGCTATAGGGTGGTGCGCATTCTTCCAATTAACAATGACAAAATGGAAATCAAGGTAGATATGTTTTCATCAGACAGTGGTGAATGGAACAAGTCATTGGAGGTGTGTCCACAAGTATTTGACTGGAATTTGTTTGCCTTAGCTGGTGTTGCTTATAATGGTTTGCTTTTCTGGTATGGGAAGACTGCTCATAATAAACAACTTGTTGGGTGTGATCCATATAATTTTCGTTTCTTTGAGCTGCCCATACAAATGGAACACCCAATTAAATGCCTTGGAGTGTGTCGCGGGTCCTTAAGGATATGTGAGATGCCATCGAATGAGCATTCCTTTTTTCGCATTTGGGAGCTCAAAGATTTTgttaaagaaggaaaaaaaggaggCACATGGTGCTTGGAACACGAAGTGTATTTCGACCAAATTACTCTCAAAAAATCTACTTGCCTTGCACAATATTTAGGCGAGGGATTTCATGTTGAGGCAGTGTTAGCTTTTCATCCAAATGATGGagatattttgtatttattgatTAAAACAAAGTTCGTTGTATTATGCAACATGCGGGAAAAAACGCTACAAGTGATATATGATGTTCCAGTCCCCAGTATTGTTGACAAGGAGTTTAAAGTCCTCACATCTGTGCTCCCATGGTGGCCAACTCTCATTCCTTCTCCTATGCAGGATGCCGCTTAA